A window of Sorex araneus isolate mSorAra2 chromosome 3, mSorAra2.pri, whole genome shotgun sequence genomic DNA:
GTCTCTTCCTGAGACGCAGGAGAAAattccttctgtgtcttctgcgTCTAGACAAGAGTATCTTCCATCAGGGTAGTTGTTTTCCTCTACTTCCTGTCTTATGTTCCTTAATTATTGTTTAAGTGACTTAACTGTGGAATCTAGTCTTTTGGTGATGATCATAATGAAAATTGAATTATAGTTCTGTATACCTAGGAGATCTATAATGTTATACATCAAcactacataaataaaaattttaaaatagataccatttttattaattattatctcatttattattccaaaaattatttttggtttgggtcatgccaagcagtgctcagggcttactcctggcaaggctcagtgGACAatattgggtgccagagatcaaacctgggttggtcacatgcaatgcaACCCTACCTGCTGCAGTATTGCTTGGGCCCCTAATTATTGCCTCAATTAAAGAAATGTGTAGAAATTCTTCAGGACTTCAATTTCCCTGCAAcctagagaaaacaaaatttgcaTTATAAActcatttcagtcatagaattgAATAAATGTGATGAATATGTAGAGTATTAGAATATCTTAATAAGATTATAGTTATTGTTAAAATATGAAGGAAGACAATATGTTCTATGAGACAATTTACTGCCTTCTTCCATGCATGCATTTTGCTGTTATAACTTCAACAATCCACAAATATTCAGGGTTTTATTCTCTTGTTCACAACTATTGACATTGCTGGAGTACTCTGACCAGACATTTGAGAATTACTTTATCTGCAAAGTTACTGTTACTCTGCAGCATATTTTCTAAACTCAGTCTACTACTCAAGTGAACTGCCAcaagagagagatttttttttttttttgctttttaggtcacacctggcaatgcacagggttactcctggctctgcactcaggaattactcctggcagtgttcggggaccatatgggatgctgggaatggaacccgggtgggccgtatgcaaggcaaacaccctacccgctgtgctattgctccagcccacaagagGGAGATGTTCTTAAATAAATGGTCAGTGTGTCCACAAACAGAACTGTTAGAAGAGATCTCTgtctcttttgtctttttcttcctctctttttccccgtatttctctctttccctctgtcacATACATAAAATCATACTTATAGATACGATACTTTATATTAAATCATATTATATCTACACACACTTAAGAATAAGAGATTCATTTTCCTACTCTTTCACTTACAATCAGAAGGATTCCAAGATAATAGTGTTGTAGACCGAAGAAAATTCTCAGATTTCTGTTGACGTCAGATTGTGATATGAGTAACAAATATACCCCAATATCTGAGTCATATTTTCACACTTTGTAGTGTTATTTATACAGAAACTAGTTTCTTAAACAGGTTGTTAATGGaaaaatagttcagcaggtagggcattggccttgcatatgATAGACCCAGTTTAgagccccagaatcccatatgatcccccaagcaccaccaggaataattcctgaatgcagagccaggagtaacccttttggGTGACCAGAACATCTTACTCTCGAggactttaatttaaaaaacatttaaaaaacattttttaaaaattagacatttaatttaaaaaatctttagagtaaaaaaacaatgaaatcttaggctctggaatgatagcacagctaatagggcgtttgccttgcacgcggcccacctgggttcgattcctccatccctctcggagagcccagcaagctaccgagagtatccggccctcatggcagggcctggcaagctacccatggcgtattcaatatatgAAAAACAGTATCAAGATGATGATGACTatgcaaaacaatatggatggttcttaaaaaattaacagaaaactTCTGGGTACTACAGATGCATTCTTAGCAATTAGCTTCTTTATTTGAAAACGGCTTGGCAGTAATAAGTGCATGCGAAGTCTCCTTTCACTCTTATCATTCACAGCCTAGTGACCTGCTCATTCTCATCTCTGTGGCTGactgtgaagaggagggcaggttaaggattaaattttcctttgtaactgtttgactgctttgaaaaagGTTTTCTTCCcgacctaccgctgggcaggaaactgtcgccaaatgggccaacaaactgccctaggaactgtaagcaaacatttgcagggaaactgttaacagtcaacaaatgtttagatatgcaaattaagtgacctatgtgtgatcccctttgatctatggatatgattccctttgatatgtgagattttcatttgtcaacaaatgtttggatatgcaaattaagtgacctatgtgtgatcccttttgatctatagatgtgattccctttgatatgtgagattttcatttctcccctaaaagggtataaaaacagctagctttttgagttggGGCCTTCggctatgccacgctattgaggcacagttgaaggtcccaatatagctatattggcttgaataaaccctatgcatttgcagaaagagttgtcttggttttgttcttttgtctctcggAGCCTctcccgggcagagatctgccacccctaacaaCTGTTCATTTCCCTTCTTCAACTCATCTCCTCTCTTAACTTAGCATATCAATCTATTTCTGTGGGTTTAAGGATTTAAGAAAACTTGAAGATCAAGTTAAACTGTTCAAGAATGGTGACATTAACTATGAACTTAATAAATTGAATGATgaaattaatgaattatttaaataaacaggAATCTTGGACATAGGGCACGCAAGACACAGTCAACTTTGGAGCCAGTGCCATGAGACTCTGGTATGAATCATTCCAGTGACAGAGAGCCCTGCTTCACTTGAGGGTGCCTAAGTGACAGGCTCTGGGTTCCATTATGCGAGTCACTGCCATTTAGAAAAATAGCCCTATGTGTTATCACATACACATGTTAAAGCAATAACAGCAGGATTCAACAGATGACTTCTCCAGTGTCTCCAGGCACTGCTGCTGATGAAAtacaggaggaaaggaggaattaCCCATGACAAACAGAGCCAAGAATGCACTTAAAGGTGATTTTATGAGTAAAGAGCAGCAAATGAGATTCTCTTCCCTTATGGATTCCCTCTCCAATTGAAGCTATATAGCAGAGACTATCAAGTACAATAAAACCTACTGCATATCTTAGAGAATCAAAAGAATACATCAGAAGGGTAAGAACAATACTGAAAAGTCTACAGACAAATGAAGGCATAGAATTCAAAAGTGAGAAGGGGGTCAGAATCCACTGGTGCACTCAAGGGCATGGTTGCAAACATTACTGATGTTTGGTCTTCAGATGGCCTGCGTCAGGATACACTGTAGAGGTGCCTGACCCTGGGACTTTGGTGTGACCAGGCTGAGGCACCTTGGTGTGGCCGGGATGAGGGTGAGGGTGGACTGGCTCAGGAAACTTGGTGTGACCCTGGCCAGGGTTTTTAGGATGGCCTGGCTCAGGATACTGGGGGTTGCATGGCTCTGGAACATTGGGGTGGCCAGGCTGAGGCACCTTGGTGTGgccagggtgagggtgagggtggacTGGCTCAGGAAACTTGGTGTGACCCTGGCCAGGGTTTTTAGAATGGCCTGGCTCAGGATATTGGGGGTTGCATGGCTCTGGAACATTGGGGTGGCCAGGCTGAGGCACCTTGGGGTAGCCAGGTTGAGGAAGCTTGGTTTGGCCCGGCTGAGGGACTTCAGGGTAGACAGGTTGAGGAGGCTTGGTGTGACCCTGTCCAGGGAAGGTAGGATGGCCTGGTTCCGGGTAGTGGGAGTGGCCGGGCTGTGGGACTTTGGTGTGGCACGGCTCCTTGGTTGTGGGAACAAATGGCTCTTGGGGCGGAGGCTGGCAGGGTTGTTTCACTTGCTGTTGCTCAAGCTGGGATGGTGGGTGGTGGGGCTGCTTCTGCTGGTAGGAACTCATGCTGGCGAGAAGGCTGGACCTGGAGACAGAAGAACTGGCTCAACGACTGGACGAAAGAGGAAGACAAAGTATGCCACATTCCATAGCCCGTCAGCAGTGAGAGCTGTCACACTGTCCTGACTCCCTCAATTGAGATCAAAGGGCACTTTGGCAATCCCTTGCAAGAGAAGGTTTGATGTGATTGATTTACTGGGCTCTTTGGGAGTGAGGCTCTTTGCTCTTTCTCCTGTTGACCCTCAACACCGATCTCAGCAACACAACAGCACAGTTTCCTGGAATGACGAGTTCAGGCTTTCTCTTACTCTGTTGTATTATTGGTCACACTGAGGGTacttgctcaggacttacttctggctcagttttcacgaatcactcctggtagtacttttgaggagtgccagggacagaaccagggccagccatgtgcaaggcaagtatcttactcctgctactatctctctggctttcaaGACTGTACAAGGCAATAAAGTCAGAAGCCTGTAGCCTCCATCTCATCTCCTCCAGAACACCTCACCTCTCAGAGCACATACACAGTCTCCCTGAGCTGGCGCATTTCCCGGGAGCTTCTACACACACGCCTCTGTGCATGTGTCCTGGGAGCTGTTCCACGTGGGGCTGCTTGTCTGCACTTGCTCCCCCATCAGGACGCTCCTCCCAGACACACTGCCCAGCGCCAGTTCTATTTCCTAATTTCCCCAGCACACCCCCTGGCTTGCCCAGTCTGCTATTCACTCTCTCTGCATAATGTTAACAACTTACCCCTTTGTAGCAGGTTCTTAGAGCAATTGTGGAGtagaaaacaatttcttttctGAGCACCCCATCCAGGCAGTGAATAAGTGTCTTTAAAATGATAACTTCTTAATAATGAATAGAGGTACTTGACAATTTCACTGAAATTGCTCTCAAATGGGTTACAGATAACTCCAAATAGCTGAGCAAAGTTTTTCTACTATGTAAACGAGACATGTCATGGCTCTGCATCATTTACATCATGGTGGAGCAAAGGATCATTATAGACTCTATTCCCTATCTCTGAACCCTGGATTACAGCTCCATGACTGTAAGCTAAGGGAACTCaaattgatttataaaatttccttaaacaccaattgttctttctttttttcataaaattcatgttatttttataaagtaatttataatatttaatcacatttaatatttaaacactaatctcatcaccattacaccttcccaccaccatatttcagatgttttcatcccgaacctcaacccctgccccaaagcagtaTTCGTTGTTAAGCTGAAAATGCTCCCAAAAAGGTTcctgagaggaaagtgtgtgaagattgttgtatttcattcagagtccattaagcccttctgtgaATAACATGTgtgtttatacttttttttctgtaaaaatatatttccctgtaagattggttgcctattactttataccccatcaaatgtggtgcactattcttggaatatgagtggtgtgaggtatgagatgtctaGGGATAGGTttgctcggcctgagtgtgtggagagcgaccgtgagcatggcggcagtgagttctggaggtttgaaGCTGCTGGTCCTAGGTTCCTTGCGGCAGGGAGGAGCCTCACCTGaccccctctgggatgccccaaATAACAGCCAGGCGCAGGGTCTGGCAGTGTGGACCCCGAATGAAAGAGCTACAGCGAGTCCACCAActgttctttcatttaaaaatcaatatatccTTACCACGCAAAGTGATCTCAATCAAAATGAAGTTCTCTTAAGTGAAtatgaagaaattcaaataagaGACTTACCTGTGTACAGAAAATTTCAAGCTTTTGCCTCTGCGGTCTGGTGTGGACCTCTGTGAAGCTggtattttatatagaaaatgtGTCCTGCCTTAAGGAAGtgggactttttttgggggggtgtgtacTCTATCTTCATTCcagcttttgttttaaaaatctctggcttaacattttttaatctaGTTCTTATTGTTTGGCATGAGATCACCTGTGCCTGCCACACTGTGCACCCTTTAAAGTGATTTTCTGTGGGCAACAAACAAGATTCCTGAATGATGAAGAGCAAAATGAGGAAGGTCAGGGCTTCTGACACCGGAAACAAATATGTGATTTGAAAAAGACTCCTTTGTTTAGTGAGGAATAATTCTATTCTGTATGTCATCATTCTACATAGATCTGGCAAAAAAACAATTGAAGTTTCTGATGTTTTGAGGTGTCCATGGAAAGGACAGTGCATTCTCTCAGTGCATTCATCAGGGAGGTGGAAGACAAGGGCTACTTTGGCAATTCCTCACTTACTCTGGGAAGAGTCTGTTATGTCATGTGCACTCCATATAGTTAACAGCATTCCTAATGGAATGTCTGCACTCAATACATCTGTCtagaataaaaacagatttttgaaGACCCTGTCTTTggtgtgtttttctttctgggaGAACACACAGCAACAGGAAATTCTAATTCTCGGGTTCATACACTCGTTGTCTTCTTATTCAGGATAGATTAAACAAAGTCACTTAACCAAAGTTGACCTCAATGAACAATCTCAGTAGGTGTGGTTTTTAGAAATACAAACAACCTTAGAATTTAGGTATGAGGATCATTACTCACTCCAGTGACTCAACTTTTGTTTTATCTATCATGAACCTGAGTTCCCCAACACAGTTATCAATACAAACTCATTCCATCAGTTTCTccacattttaatgtatttttatattcatataattcCAAGTAAATGCTTAGGCAATGGGTAAGCTTAGTTTAACCCAATTCAGATATAGATTTACAAAAGGAGGGGATGGTCAAAGGAAAGAATGTAAATGGTAATGGCATCTAGAACATTATTTATGATCTTGTGATATGCACGCTGCTATGAATTCAGAAGAAATGAAGTGAATCACTGTCCTCTCCTGCTTCCTTCCTGTcccacctccttcctctcctctaaTATTTgacaagtctctctctctctctctctctctctctctctctctctctctctctctctccctctctctctctctccctctctctcttttgggtgtgGCCGTATCACTGTCACACATAAGCTCCAGTCTCTGGAACTACGTTCGTTCACTGGAATTGGGTCTAGGACTCTTTCTTACCAAAACCACCTCTCAGGAGTCCCCTTCACTGTGAACTTAGACTGAATTTTGCTACTACAACCTGGATTCTTATTTCCAAGGGACTACTATAACCTGGATTTCCCTTGGAAATAAGAATCCTGATCTTCTATATTATATTAGAACTTATTTATCTCTGAGGATTTAGGTAATCCcaaaattcactttctttttttttgctttttgggtcacacccagtgatgctcaggggttactcctggctttgcactcaggaattactcctggctgtgcttgggggaccatatgggatgccggggatcgaacccgggtcggccgcgtgcaaggcaaatgccctacccgctgtgctatcactccggccccaggtcAATCACATTCTGTTGTAGggttttaagattattttttgctCTTCAGAAATACTTAGTAATGTGCCTGTAATTCAGGAGTGCTAATGAATATGGcctctattttaaagaaaatatgttgaGAGAACAGGAGATGCAGCTTATCAGTAGAACATATTGTATATTAGAGATTCTcagttcaaaataaattttgtcatCAGAGACAGTAAAGTGAGTagcttttttttgcatttatttatttatttatttatttttaaagaaatattttattgaatcaccgtgaaaaaaagaatgaaaaaaaattacaaagctttcaggcttaagtcacagtcaaatactgattaaatccccatcccttcaccagtgcacatgttccaccaccaaaaaccccaatacacccccctcccaccccccaccccccaccccccatctacgtagctaatgatattccctttattctctataaactttgagtacattccatatttccatacagaactcactattattgattggaaattttccccaacaatcaggcctgctgagtaggcatcatctaataatttcccttcattgttgagagtgaagacttcgcagccgcgcggttttgggtttctaatattttagctcagttcacagtcaaaatggatggctgcaagaatccgctctggtgccaaaatgggttaggagacctcaggatcacagtctttaggcacGGAGGATCTGCTTGTGCCACGGCTCCGGGTCATCTCTCAAAGTGAGTAGCTTTTGATAGTGAGTTCCCTTGGTTGTTTCTAgcagtttctttctttggtgGCAAGAAGCTGTTTGTCTTTCTACTTCAAGCCTTGACCTTTGGAGGCTAATGTAGTTCTGGCCACGTTGATAGATGATATTGAGTAAATCTTTAGTGATCTCCAAATCTTCTGACTCTTACTACTTTTCCAGATATAAAAGTATGGAAcattcttaaaattttccttagaCTTTGTTTATCCCTTAATTGTCCATAAGTTTTCTGCTTCTGTAGTATTGGATGTCAATGAAAATATCTAAATTCATCATACATGTGCAAGCTTAAAGTTCCAAGAAGTAAATTATTTCATGCCACTCAGTTGAAGAACAGGATATAATAGGTAATGTTTTCTGTCATcttaaggaaatgtttttttcCAAAGAAGGTTCTTTACTGAACTCCAGTGAAATGTCTTAGTCCTCCCTCAGACCAGGGCCTTCCCAACCACATACTGACCCACCTATGGGCAGCGAAACACACAAATGTGGTGGGAGCAAATGTCCCTCAGCTTGACGTCGTCTGGGTCGTCTGCAGAAGCAggttcctgacagtgttcaggtcATTGGCTCATCTTCTTCAAGGTCCAGCTGAGCTCCTTGAATTTGTGAATTTGTCTGATGAAAAAGTCCTCTTAGTTCCAGGTGAGCTTGGTGTCTGTAATGTGGATCATGTCCTTGTCAATGTAAAAATTCACCTTTGAGGCGAACTGGAACTCACGGTCAAGGGTCAAGATGCTGCTGACCCACACCAGGTTCTGCATCCTGTTCTTGAAGATGAACAGTTGTATCCTGAACTGCTGTCCACTGAGGTCTAGGGAGCCGGTCAGcttggccttgggcatggtgctATAGAGCTTGAGGAAGCTGCAGATGGTGGAGCGCTGGGCTGGATGATGTACCTCATCTGAGAAGACCTTTAGCTGTTGCAGGAAGGGCTCCTTGTTGTAGTTTGGGCCCATGTTGTCATATCTGGGCACCACGGGCAACAGGAACTTGGGGCAGGAACAATTGCAGAGCTCCTCGAGAAAACCCTTCTACATTCATAGCTGCAGAGGATGTTCTTGGCAAAACCCATGAGGTCTGTGGTCAGGGAAATGGCCAGCAGCACATGCATCTGCTTGTTCTGCTTGTTGATCATCTCAGACTTTTAGTCAGTTCtctgaaaaatgctcttcatcctCTGTATGTAGAGGAGGGTGTTGGCGAAGACCTGGGTGGTGTCCCAGTAGCTCCACATCATCAGATAAGCAGAGCCCACACAGAGCAGACCTGGCATTTGGGCACCTGAGAGCACATATCCTTCTTGTTCAGTTCAATGTTCTCCAGCACCCCAATGGCCtgtagtaatctctgagtacaggcACTGGAGACCCATGAGGCTGACATAGTCAAGTGTCTTGTAGAGTGAGTGGCAGCTGCCAGTTGATGTTGGACTTGTTCACTAGCAAGTGCAACAAGTTGAGGATACTGGGTGCTGTGCATATTACAGATCTAGAAAAGGAAGTCTATATCCTCCTTTGACTTCTTGACTATATTGCAGCAGTACTGGCTAAACAACTGGAACGGGTAGATGAAGTCCCACTGACTTTGGCATAGATGTGTCTGTAGCACAATTCTTtgtacagaatcaggaagatgaCATCTTTGTCCACCTACAGGGtgatggctctgcctcaggcCATGATGTATTCTTGAAGAACCATTCCATGAGGTTGGTCCAGTTGTTCTTAAAGATGTCCTGGTTCTCATGCACCTTCTGGTCAATGATGTCTCTAGACATGTGGCTGGCCTGTAGCTTGTATACCTTCAAATCTGAGACAGTTT
This region includes:
- the LOC129403626 gene encoding cornifin-B-like produces the protein MSSYQQKQPHHPPSQLEQQQVKQPCQPPPQEPFVPTTKEPCHTKVPQPGHSHYPEPGHPTFPGQGHTKPPQPVYPEVPQPGQTKLPQPGYPKVPQPGHPNVPEPCNPQYPEPGHSKNPGQGHTKFPEPVHPHPHPGHTKVPQPGHPNVPEPCNPQYPEPGHPKNPGQGHTKFPEPVHPHPHPGHTKVPQPGHTKVPGSGTSTVYPDAGHLKTKHQ